A window of Microbacterium luteolum contains these coding sequences:
- a CDS encoding superoxide dismutase, whose amino-acid sequence MAIYTLPDLPYDFAALEPHISGKIMELHHDKHHATYVAGANTALEQLAEARESGNLANVNKLEKDLAFNLGGHVNHSIFWTNLSPNGGGQPEGELKAAIDEYFGSFEKFQAHFTAAATGIQGSGWAVLSWDSIGSRLIIQQLFDQQSNTAQGTIPLFQLDMWEHAFYLDYLNVKADYVKAAWNIANWENVAQRLEVARKQTNGLLVLS is encoded by the coding sequence ATGGCGATTTACACGCTCCCCGACCTTCCCTACGACTTCGCAGCGCTCGAGCCGCACATCAGCGGCAAGATCATGGAACTCCACCATGACAAGCACCACGCGACCTACGTCGCCGGAGCCAACACGGCTCTGGAGCAGCTCGCCGAAGCCCGTGAGAGCGGCAACCTCGCGAACGTCAACAAGCTCGAGAAGGACCTCGCCTTCAACCTGGGCGGTCACGTCAACCACTCGATCTTCTGGACGAACCTGTCGCCGAACGGCGGAGGACAGCCCGAGGGTGAGCTGAAGGCCGCCATCGACGAGTACTTCGGCTCGTTCGAGAAGTTCCAGGCGCACTTCACGGCAGCGGCCACCGGCATCCAGGGCTCCGGCTGGGCCGTGCTCAGCTGGGACTCGATCGGCTCGCGCCTGATCATCCAGCAGCTCTTCGACCAGCAGTCGAACACGGCACAGGGCACGATCCCGCTGTTCCAGCTGGACATGTGGGAGCACGCCTTCTACCTGGACTACCTCAACGTCAAGGCGGATTACGTCAAGGCGGCGTGGAACATCGCCAACTGGGAGAACGTCGCCCAGCGCCTCGAGGTCGCCCGCAAGCAGACGAACGGCCTGCTGGTACTGTCGTAA
- the secG gene encoding preprotein translocase subunit SecG, with protein sequence MAILEFVLQVVLGITSVLLTLLILLHKGRGGGLSDMFGGGMTSAVGSSGLAERNLNRFTVVLALTWFVAIVALGLITKFEVI encoded by the coding sequence GTGGCAATTCTCGAGTTCGTCCTGCAGGTCGTGCTGGGTATCACCAGCGTCCTGCTGACCCTCCTCATCCTCTTGCACAAGGGTCGCGGTGGCGGCCTCTCCGACATGTTCGGCGGAGGGATGACCTCGGCGGTCGGCTCTTCCGGTCTCGCGGAGCGGAACCTGAACCGCTTCACCGTCGTCCTTGCGCTGACCTGGTTCGTCGCCATCGTCGCGCTCGGACTCATCACGAAGTTCGAGGTGATCTGA
- a CDS encoding ATP-dependent Clp protease proteolytic subunit — protein sequence MAAEPLVATSVFDRLLKDRIIWLGSEVRDQNANEICAKILLLAAEDSEKDIYLYINSPGGSITAGMAIYDTMQFVPNDIVTVGIGMAASMGQLLLTSGTKGKRYITPNARVLLHQPHGGFGGTSSDIQTQAQLILSMKKRLAEITAGQTGKSVEQINADGDRDRWFTAEEALEYGFVDHIREHASDVTGGGGTADDAE from the coding sequence ATGGCTGCAGAACCCCTTGTCGCGACGAGCGTCTTCGACAGGCTGCTGAAGGATCGCATCATCTGGCTTGGTTCAGAGGTGCGTGACCAGAACGCCAACGAGATCTGCGCGAAGATCCTTCTTCTCGCCGCGGAAGACTCAGAGAAAGACATCTACCTCTACATCAACTCGCCCGGTGGCTCGATCACCGCGGGCATGGCGATCTACGACACCATGCAGTTCGTGCCGAATGACATCGTCACCGTCGGCATCGGCATGGCCGCGTCGATGGGTCAGCTCCTGCTGACGAGCGGCACCAAGGGCAAGCGCTACATCACCCCGAACGCGCGCGTCCTGCTGCACCAGCCGCACGGCGGGTTCGGCGGCACGTCGAGCGACATCCAGACGCAGGCGCAGCTCATCCTCTCGATGAAGAAGCGCCTCGCGGAGATCACGGCGGGTCAGACCGGCAAGTCGGTCGAGCAGATCAACGCCGACGGTGACCGCGACCGCTGGTTCACCGCCGAGGAGGCCCTCGAGTACGGCTTCGTCGACCACATCCGCGAGCACGCCAGCGATGTGACCGGCGGCGGCGGCACCGCGGACGACGCAGAGTAA
- the tig gene encoding trigger factor — protein MANSTVEKLTPTRVKLSITVTPDDLKPSIAHAYEHIAQDVQIPGFRKGKVPAPIIDQRIGRGAVIEHAVNEGLDKFFREASAEHKLRVVGRPAADITQWPNEKDFSGDLLVDVEVDVRPDIEIPSYDGITVTVDAVEADEAALDAELENMRARFGTLVPVDRPAAKGDFVDLDLVATIDGAEIDRAEGVSYELGSGELLEGIDDAIESLTAGEDTTFRSALVGGDHAGSEAEVSVTVKAVKERELPEADDDFAQIASEFDTIAELRASLAERVAQQGVFTQGSAARDKLVEALLEQIEIPVPPQLIEDEVHNHLEGEGRLEDDVHRAEVTEASEKQFRTQVLLDTIAEQADVQVSQEELSQYLIQSASQYGMAPQEFVEALQSSNQLPALVGEVARNKALAIALGKVKVVDSNGKPVDLSDFIVTDDEAEAADEAPAEEKPAKKAPAKKPAAKKAPAKKVDDAEAAEKPAAKKPAAKKAPAKKAADKAE, from the coding sequence ATGGCGAACAGCACCGTCGAGAAGCTGACCCCGACCCGGGTCAAGCTCAGCATCACGGTCACCCCGGACGACCTCAAGCCGAGCATCGCTCACGCCTACGAGCACATCGCTCAGGACGTCCAGATCCCCGGCTTCCGCAAGGGCAAGGTCCCGGCCCCGATCATCGACCAGCGCATCGGTCGCGGCGCGGTCATCGAGCACGCCGTCAACGAGGGCCTCGACAAGTTCTTCCGCGAGGCGAGTGCAGAGCACAAGCTGCGCGTCGTCGGGCGCCCCGCGGCCGACATCACGCAGTGGCCAAACGAGAAGGACTTCTCGGGCGACCTGCTCGTCGACGTCGAGGTGGACGTGCGCCCCGACATCGAGATCCCGTCCTACGACGGCATCACCGTGACCGTCGACGCCGTCGAGGCCGATGAGGCCGCGCTCGACGCCGAGCTCGAGAACATGCGCGCCCGCTTCGGCACGCTCGTCCCGGTCGACCGTCCCGCCGCGAAGGGCGACTTCGTCGACCTCGACCTCGTCGCCACGATCGACGGCGCCGAGATCGACCGCGCCGAGGGCGTGTCGTACGAGCTCGGCTCCGGCGAGCTGCTCGAGGGCATCGACGACGCCATCGAGTCGCTCACCGCGGGTGAGGACACCACGTTCCGCTCGGCTCTCGTGGGCGGCGACCACGCCGGTTCCGAGGCCGAGGTCTCGGTGACCGTCAAGGCGGTCAAGGAGCGCGAGCTCCCCGAGGCCGACGACGACTTCGCGCAGATCGCCAGCGAGTTCGACACCATCGCCGAGCTCCGCGCGAGCCTCGCCGAGCGCGTCGCCCAGCAGGGCGTCTTCACGCAGGGTTCCGCCGCTCGCGACAAGCTCGTCGAGGCGCTGCTCGAGCAGATCGAGATCCCCGTCCCGCCGCAGCTCATCGAGGACGAGGTGCACAACCACCTCGAGGGCGAAGGCCGCCTCGAGGACGACGTGCACCGCGCCGAGGTCACCGAGGCGAGCGAGAAGCAGTTCCGCACGCAGGTGCTGCTCGACACGATCGCCGAGCAGGCCGACGTGCAGGTCTCGCAGGAGGAGCTCAGCCAGTACCTCATCCAGTCCGCATCGCAGTACGGCATGGCTCCGCAGGAGTTCGTCGAGGCGCTGCAGTCGTCCAACCAGCTGCCCGCGCTCGTCGGCGAGGTCGCCCGCAACAAGGCCCTCGCGATCGCGCTCGGCAAGGTGAAGGTCGTCGACAGCAACGGCAAGCCCGTCGACCTGTCGGACTTCATCGTCACGGACGACGAGGCTGAGGCGGCTGACGAGGCTCCGGCGGAGGAGAAGCCCGCGAAGAAGGCTCCTGCGAAGAAGCCTGCTGCCAAGAAGGCTCCCGCGAAGAAGGTCGACGACGCCGAGGCTGCGGAGAAGCCCGCTGCCAAGAAGCCCGCCGCCAAGAAGGCTCCGGCCAAGAAGGCGGCCGACAAGGCCGAGTGA
- a CDS encoding sugar-binding transcriptional regulator, which produces MEDDLLMVRVAELYYDEDKTQDEIGGLLKVSRWKVGRLLTQARERGIVRIEIVHPRARRLGLERLLVERFGLADAVVVPAPDGDDGTLERVAQAAADFLSALRPAPRTLGVSWGRTLRAVAEALPDGWANGVTVVQLNGGVSLNRRSGGAAGLAVTIAQRASGQVSLLPSPAILERVETKQAIESDRTVAAILEEAADAQAFLFTAGPCDATSAHVENGYLTAEDVEELARRGAVGDVLGRYVDAEGNIVDSQLDARTVGVSLDRLRGAKRAIFVTAGPAKHDIARTVVTSGLCGVLVTDETTARALLEEQ; this is translated from the coding sequence GTGGAAGACGATCTGCTCATGGTCCGCGTCGCTGAGCTGTACTACGACGAGGACAAGACACAGGACGAGATCGGCGGACTCCTCAAGGTCTCCCGGTGGAAGGTCGGCCGGCTCCTGACGCAGGCGCGCGAACGCGGCATCGTCCGCATCGAGATCGTGCACCCTCGCGCACGGCGCCTCGGCCTCGAGCGTCTGCTCGTCGAGCGCTTCGGGCTGGCCGACGCGGTCGTCGTGCCCGCTCCCGACGGCGACGACGGCACGCTGGAGCGCGTCGCCCAAGCGGCCGCCGACTTCCTCTCCGCCCTCCGGCCGGCACCGCGCACGCTGGGCGTGAGCTGGGGCCGCACGCTCCGGGCGGTCGCCGAGGCGCTCCCCGACGGCTGGGCCAACGGCGTCACCGTCGTGCAGCTCAACGGCGGAGTCAGCCTGAACAGGCGATCCGGCGGCGCCGCGGGCCTCGCCGTGACGATCGCGCAGCGCGCATCCGGACAGGTGTCACTGCTGCCGAGCCCCGCGATCCTCGAGCGCGTCGAGACCAAGCAGGCGATCGAGTCCGACCGCACGGTCGCGGCGATCCTCGAGGAGGCCGCAGACGCACAGGCGTTCCTCTTCACCGCCGGACCCTGTGACGCGACATCCGCCCACGTCGAGAACGGCTACCTCACCGCGGAGGACGTCGAAGAGCTCGCACGAAGGGGTGCGGTCGGCGACGTCCTCGGACGCTACGTCGATGCCGAGGGCAACATCGTCGACTCGCAGCTCGACGCCCGCACCGTCGGCGTCTCGCTCGACCGTCTGCGCGGGGCGAAGCGCGCGATCTTCGTCACCGCGGGCCCCGCCAAGCACGACATCGCGCGTACAGTCGTGACCAGCGGCCTGTGCGGCGTTCTGGTGACCGATGAGACCACAGCACGAGCATTGTTGGAGGAACAGTGA
- a CDS encoding tetratricopeptide repeat protein, translating to MKTWDERIDDVWADASGEEVGDDTIARIDALAAERGADDGRAEFERAGARDSAGLPAEAVVLYRRALALGLDEAHRPQCVIQLASSLRNLGEFDDALAVIRAEEGLSADGPYRDAVAAVHALILASAGRPAQGLSVALLALVPHLPRYHRSMTAYAHEIADSDT from the coding sequence ATGAAGACCTGGGACGAGCGGATCGACGACGTCTGGGCGGATGCCAGTGGCGAAGAGGTCGGCGACGACACGATCGCACGCATCGACGCCCTCGCGGCCGAACGCGGAGCGGATGACGGCAGAGCCGAGTTCGAGCGGGCGGGTGCGCGGGACTCGGCGGGCCTCCCGGCCGAGGCCGTCGTCCTGTACCGACGCGCCCTGGCACTCGGGCTGGATGAGGCGCACCGCCCGCAGTGCGTGATCCAGCTGGCGAGCTCGCTGCGGAACCTGGGTGAGTTCGACGACGCCCTCGCGGTGATCCGTGCGGAGGAGGGGCTGTCGGCCGACGGTCCGTACCGCGATGCGGTCGCGGCCGTGCATGCCCTCATCCTCGCCAGTGCCGGCCGGCCCGCGCAGGGCCTCTCGGTCGCGCTTCTCGCGCTGGTGCCGCACCTCCCGCGCTACCACCGCTCGATGACCGCCTACGCGCACGAGATCGCGGACTCCGACACCTGA
- the deoC gene encoding deoxyribose-phosphate aldolase has product MDVLGGEPDDATLRRFLHGLPGVDAVGLEQRAAGLGTRSIKTTSKAWALDTIIKLIDLTTLEGADTPGKVRSLVAKAKSPDAADASTPRVAAVCVYGDMVGDAVTALGSLHGDPDDGLISVAAVATAFPSGRSSLAIKLADTAEAVAAGADEIDMVIDRGAFLSGRYGLVFDQIAQVKEACRREDGSYASLKVILETGELNTYDNIKRASWLGILAGGDFIKTSTGKVQPAATLPTTLLMLETVRDWYRGTGEKIGVKPAGGIRASKDAVKYLVTVAETVGEEWLQPHLFRFGASSLLNDVLLQRQKLSSGHYSGPDYVTID; this is encoded by the coding sequence GTGGACGTCCTCGGCGGTGAGCCGGACGACGCCACCCTCCGACGCTTCCTGCACGGGCTTCCGGGCGTCGACGCCGTCGGCCTGGAGCAGCGGGCCGCCGGACTCGGCACGCGATCGATCAAGACCACGTCGAAGGCGTGGGCGCTCGACACGATCATCAAGCTGATCGACCTCACCACGCTCGAGGGTGCAGACACTCCCGGCAAGGTGCGCTCGCTCGTCGCGAAGGCGAAGAGCCCGGATGCCGCGGATGCGTCGACTCCCCGGGTCGCGGCCGTCTGCGTTTATGGCGACATGGTCGGCGACGCGGTCACCGCGCTCGGCAGTCTCCACGGAGACCCCGACGACGGGCTGATCTCGGTCGCCGCCGTGGCCACCGCGTTCCCCAGCGGACGCTCGTCGCTGGCGATCAAGCTCGCCGACACGGCCGAAGCGGTCGCCGCCGGAGCCGACGAGATCGACATGGTCATCGACCGCGGGGCATTCCTCTCCGGGCGCTACGGTCTTGTCTTCGACCAGATCGCCCAGGTGAAGGAGGCCTGCCGCCGCGAGGACGGCTCGTACGCCTCGCTCAAGGTGATCCTCGAGACCGGCGAGCTCAACACCTACGACAACATCAAGCGCGCGTCGTGGCTCGGCATCCTGGCGGGCGGCGACTTCATCAAGACCTCGACCGGCAAGGTCCAGCCCGCGGCCACGCTGCCCACCACGCTGCTCATGCTCGAGACCGTGCGCGACTGGTACCGCGGCACGGGCGAGAAGATCGGCGTGAAGCCCGCCGGCGGCATCCGCGCATCGAAGGACGCCGTGAAGTACCTCGTCACGGTCGCCGAGACGGTGGGGGAGGAGTGGCTCCAGCCGCACCTGTTCCGCTTCGGCGCGTCGAGCCTGCTCAACGATGTGCTCCTGCAGCGTCAGAAGCTCAGCTCCGGCCACTACTCCGGCCCCGACTACGTCACGATCGACTAG
- a CDS encoding phosphoglycerate kinase, translated as MTLRTLDTLGSLEGKRVIVRCDLNVPLRDGVITDDGRVRASLPTLNALINAGARVVVCSHLGRPDGAPDPQYSLEPVAQRLSELLGAPVAFARDTVGESAQDAVASLEDGGVVVIENLRFNAGETAKDDATRAAFAAELASLGDVLVSDGFGVVHRKQASVYELAELLPSAAGLLIETELDVLDRLTEKPERPYAVVLGGSKVSDKLGVISHLLPRVDRILVGGGMLFTFLKAQGHDVASSLLEEDQLETVRGYIAEAAERGVEFVLPTDVVVAAAFSADAAHETVSADAIESTAFGASGIGLDIGPETAARFAEVIRGSKTVFWNGPMGVFEFPAFAAGTKTVAQALTEVDGLSVVGGGDSAAAVRQLGFTDDQFGHISTGGGASLEFLEGKKLPGLEVLGWA; from the coding sequence ATGACTCTGCGCACCCTGGACACACTGGGTTCGCTCGAGGGCAAGCGCGTCATCGTCCGTTGTGATCTGAACGTCCCCCTGCGGGACGGGGTCATAACGGACGATGGCCGTGTACGCGCCTCGCTGCCGACTCTCAACGCACTCATCAACGCGGGCGCCCGCGTCGTCGTGTGCTCCCACCTCGGCCGCCCCGACGGCGCGCCCGACCCCCAGTACAGCCTCGAGCCGGTGGCTCAGCGGCTGTCCGAGCTGCTCGGCGCTCCGGTCGCGTTCGCACGCGACACGGTCGGCGAGTCGGCACAGGACGCCGTGGCCTCGCTCGAGGACGGCGGGGTCGTCGTCATCGAGAACCTGCGGTTCAACGCGGGGGAGACCGCGAAGGACGACGCCACGCGCGCCGCTTTCGCCGCCGAACTCGCATCGCTGGGCGACGTGCTCGTCTCCGACGGCTTCGGCGTCGTGCACCGCAAGCAGGCGAGCGTTTACGAGCTCGCCGAGCTGCTGCCCTCGGCCGCCGGTCTGCTGATCGAGACCGAGCTCGACGTGCTCGACCGCCTCACCGAGAAGCCGGAGCGTCCGTACGCGGTCGTCCTCGGCGGCTCGAAGGTCAGCGACAAGCTCGGCGTGATCTCGCACCTGCTGCCGCGCGTCGACCGGATCCTCGTCGGCGGCGGAATGCTGTTCACCTTCCTCAAGGCGCAGGGTCACGACGTGGCCTCCAGCCTTCTGGAGGAGGACCAGCTCGAGACGGTCCGCGGTTACATCGCGGAGGCTGCCGAGCGCGGCGTGGAGTTCGTGCTCCCGACCGACGTCGTGGTCGCTGCTGCGTTCAGCGCGGATGCCGCGCACGAGACCGTCTCCGCCGACGCGATCGAGTCGACGGCCTTCGGTGCGTCCGGCATCGGACTCGACATCGGTCCGGAGACGGCTGCCCGGTTCGCCGAGGTCATCCGCGGGTCGAAGACGGTGTTCTGGAACGGCCCGATGGGCGTGTTCGAGTTCCCGGCGTTCGCGGCCGGAACCAAGACGGTCGCGCAGGCGCTCACCGAGGTCGACGGCCTCAGCGTCGTCGGTGGCGGCGATTCCGCGGCTGCCGTGCGCCAGCTCGGCTTCACCGACGACCAGTTCGGTCACATCTCGACCGGTGGCGGCGCAAGCCTCGAGTTCCTCGAGGGAAAGAAACTACCCGGCCTGGAGGTGCTCGGATGGGCATAG
- a CDS encoding ATP-dependent Clp protease proteolytic subunit, whose product MYTPTFQSAGNLPSSRYVLPQFEERTAYGFKRQDPYNKLFEDRVIFLGVQVDDASADDVMAQLLVLESQDAERDITMYINSPGGSFTAMTAIYDTMQYVAPQIQTVVLGQAASAAAVLLAAGAPGKRLALPNARVLIHQPAMGEAGQGQASDIEIQAAEILRMRTWLEETMAAHTGKPVEQVNRDIDRDNILSAAQALEYGIVDQVLTTRKRA is encoded by the coding sequence ATGTACACCCCCACTTTCCAATCCGCAGGCAACCTGCCGTCCAGCCGCTACGTGCTCCCGCAGTTCGAGGAGCGCACGGCCTACGGCTTCAAGCGCCAGGACCCGTACAACAAGCTCTTCGAAGATCGCGTGATCTTCCTGGGCGTGCAGGTCGACGACGCGTCCGCCGACGACGTGATGGCGCAGCTCCTCGTCCTGGAGAGCCAGGACGCCGAGCGCGACATCACGATGTACATCAACTCGCCCGGTGGCTCGTTCACGGCCATGACGGCGATCTACGACACGATGCAGTACGTCGCGCCGCAGATCCAGACCGTCGTGCTCGGACAGGCGGCTTCGGCCGCGGCCGTGCTGCTGGCGGCCGGTGCGCCGGGCAAGCGTCTCGCGCTCCCGAACGCCCGGGTGCTGATCCACCAGCCCGCGATGGGCGAGGCCGGCCAGGGCCAGGCATCCGACATCGAGATCCAGGCGGCGGAGATCCTCCGCATGCGCACCTGGCTCGAGGAGACGATGGCCGCTCACACGGGCAAGCCCGTCGAGCAGGTCAACCGCGACATCGACCGCGACAACATCCTCTCGGCCGCGCAGGCGCTCGAGTACGGCATCGTCGACCAGGTGCTCACCACGCGCAAGCGCGCCTGA
- a CDS encoding RNA polymerase-binding protein RbpA, producing MATGGNAIRGTRVGSGPMGEQDHGYHADRIAVSYWDGLGNETVRYFAAGLPEEEIPETIDHPQSGLPAGRDKENPPALAKAEPYKTHLAYVKERRTDEEAVQLLEDALTQLRERRGQ from the coding sequence ATGGCTACCGGTGGTAACGCCATTCGCGGAACCCGTGTCGGTTCCGGCCCCATGGGGGAGCAGGACCACGGCTACCATGCCGACCGCATCGCGGTGTCGTACTGGGACGGTCTCGGCAACGAGACGGTCCGCTACTTCGCCGCGGGTCTCCCCGAAGAGGAGATCCCGGAGACCATCGACCACCCGCAGTCGGGACTGCCGGCCGGTCGCGACAAGGAGAATCCTCCTGCCCTCGCGAAGGCCGAGCCCTACAAGACGCACCTCGCCTACGTGAAGGAGCGTCGCACCGACGAGGAAGCCGTCCAGCTCCTCGAGGACGCGCTCACGCAGCTGCGCGAGCGTCGGGGCCAGTGA
- the gap gene encoding type I glyceraldehyde-3-phosphate dehydrogenase, protein MSVKIGINGFGRIGRNYFRAALAQGADLEIVAVNDLTDNKTLAHLLKYDSVGGVLDAEISYDDDSITVNGKAIKAFAERDPANLPWGELGVDIVIESTGFFTKAEAAKKHIDAGAKKVLISAPGTGVDGTFVMGVNEDTYNPETDHIISNASCTTNCLAPLAQVFNDAFGIDRGFMMTAHAYTADQNLQDGPHSDLRRARAAAINITPASTGAAKAIGEVLPELQGKLSGSSYRVPVPTGSIVDLTLITDRTDLTVDEVNEAYKKAAADGRLAGYLQYNADQIVSSDIVHNPHSSIFDSTLTNVSGNLVKVSSWYDNEWGYSNRLVDLTEYVAERL, encoded by the coding sequence GTGTCTGTCAAGATCGGTATCAACGGCTTCGGCCGCATCGGACGCAACTACTTCCGCGCGGCTCTCGCGCAGGGAGCAGACCTCGAGATCGTCGCGGTCAACGACCTCACCGACAACAAGACCCTCGCGCACCTGCTGAAGTACGACTCGGTCGGCGGCGTCCTCGACGCCGAGATCAGCTACGACGACGACAGCATCACCGTCAACGGCAAGGCCATCAAGGCGTTCGCCGAGCGCGACCCCGCCAACCTCCCGTGGGGCGAGCTGGGTGTCGACATCGTCATCGAGTCGACCGGCTTCTTCACCAAGGCCGAGGCCGCCAAGAAGCACATCGACGCCGGCGCGAAGAAGGTCCTCATCTCGGCTCCCGGCACGGGTGTCGACGGCACGTTCGTGATGGGCGTGAACGAGGACACGTACAACCCGGAGACGGATCACATCATCTCCAACGCCTCGTGCACCACGAACTGCCTCGCGCCGCTCGCGCAGGTCTTCAACGACGCGTTCGGCATCGACCGCGGCTTCATGATGACGGCTCACGCGTACACGGCCGACCAGAACCTGCAGGACGGCCCGCACAGCGACCTCCGTCGTGCTCGCGCCGCCGCGATCAACATCACCCCGGCGTCGACCGGTGCGGCCAAGGCCATCGGCGAGGTCCTCCCCGAGCTGCAGGGCAAGCTCAGCGGCTCGTCGTACCGCGTTCCGGTTCCCACCGGCTCGATCGTCGACCTCACGCTGATCACCGACCGCACGGACCTGACGGTCGACGAGGTCAACGAGGCGTACAAGAAGGCGGCGGCTGACGGCCGTCTTGCCGGCTACCTCCAGTACAACGCCGACCAGATCGTCTCGAGCGACATCGTGCACAACCCGCACTCGTCGATCTTCGACTCGACCCTCACCAACGTGAGCGGCAACCTGGTCAAGGTCTCGAGCTGGTACGACAACGAGTGGGGCTACTCCAACCGTCTGGTCGACCTGACCGAGTACGTCGCCGAGCGTCTCTGA
- the tpiA gene encoding triose-phosphate isomerase yields the protein MGIATRTPLIAGNWKMNLDHLQAVAFVQKLHWTLKDAKHEDGSVEVAVFPPFTDIRSVQTLIDADKIPFALGAQDVSAHDSGAYTGEISGAFLAKLDAKYVIIGHSERREYHAESDEVVAAKVQASLKHGLVPVICVGETAEDLEKFGASAVPAGQLEAALQGVSPKADIVVAYEPVWAIGSGQAATPQQAQDVCAALRTVIAKVLGDDAAARTRILYGGSVKSANIASFMREPDVDGALVGGASLVVDEFAAIIRFEKHVGV from the coding sequence ATGGGCATAGCGACCCGTACCCCGCTGATCGCGGGCAACTGGAAGATGAACCTGGACCACCTGCAGGCGGTCGCGTTCGTGCAGAAGCTGCACTGGACGCTCAAGGACGCCAAGCACGAGGACGGATCCGTCGAGGTGGCGGTGTTCCCGCCGTTCACCGACATCCGCAGCGTGCAGACGCTGATCGACGCGGACAAGATCCCGTTCGCCCTCGGCGCGCAGGATGTTTCGGCGCACGATTCCGGCGCGTACACGGGTGAGATCTCCGGCGCGTTCCTGGCGAAGCTCGACGCGAAGTACGTCATCATCGGACACTCCGAGCGTCGCGAGTACCACGCCGAGTCGGACGAGGTCGTCGCCGCCAAGGTGCAGGCGTCGCTCAAGCACGGGCTCGTCCCGGTCATCTGTGTCGGCGAGACCGCGGAGGACCTGGAGAAGTTCGGTGCCAGCGCGGTCCCCGCCGGTCAGCTCGAGGCAGCGCTCCAGGGCGTGTCGCCGAAGGCCGACATCGTGGTGGCGTACGAGCCCGTCTGGGCCATCGGCTCCGGACAGGCCGCGACGCCGCAGCAGGCGCAGGACGTCTGCGCGGCGCTCCGCACCGTCATCGCGAAGGTCCTCGGGGATGACGCGGCCGCGCGCACCCGAATCCTCTACGGCGGCTCGGTGAAGTCGGCGAACATCGCCAGCTTCATGCGGGAGCCCGATGTGGACGGTGCCCTGGTCGGCGGCGCGAGCCTCGTCGTCGACGAGTTCGCCGCGATCATCCGCTTCGAGAAGCACGTCGGCGTGTGA